In the genome of Bacillus thuringiensis, the window TTTTAAAATTTCTTCTTCAGAAGGTTCGAATTCATAAGCTGTCGTCGGTTTGTCAGACGCCACATCAGTAAGCGGTAAAATTTTATTTTCCGTTACTTCTTGTGAAATTTTACTTACGTAATGGTTGTAGTAAATATACAGCTCATCATAAGCACCATCTGCGAACATCGCAATTGCTCGAGAAGCAAGATCTTTAATGTCAGTAAATGATGGGTGGTCAGATAATCCAACTACTTCATCAATGATGTTAAAGCCGCGACGTTTTAAATAATCACGTCCTAGTCGTCCAAGTACAATAATTGAATATTGATTTGAATCCATATTATGACGTTCACGAATTACGTTACTTACTGTACGTAATACGTTACTGTTATAACCACCTGCTAGTCCGCGATCAGATGTAATAACGATGTATCCTGTACGCTTTACAGGACGCGCATTTAGCATTGGATGATTAATTCCTTTACTTCCTTGCGCAATGCTCGCT includes:
- the atpG gene encoding F0F1 ATP synthase subunit gamma, which translates into the protein MASLRDIKAKITSTKKTSQITKAMEMVSASKLNRAEQNAKSFVPYMEKIQEVVASIAQGSKGINHPMLNARPVKRTGYIVITSDRGLAGGYNSNVLRTVSNVIRERHNMDSNQYSIIVLGRLGRDYLKRRGFNIIDEVVGLSDHPSFTDIKDLASRAIAMFADGAYDELYIYYNHYVSKISQEVTENKILPLTDVASDKPTTAYEFEPSEEEILKVLLPQYAESLVYGALLDGKASEHAARMTAMKSATDNAMEVIDSLTLSFNRARQAAITQEITEIVGGAAALE